The following proteins are co-located in the Anser cygnoides isolate HZ-2024a breed goose chromosome 2, Taihu_goose_T2T_genome, whole genome shotgun sequence genome:
- the LOC106034948 gene encoding myosin regulatory light chain 2, smooth muscle minor isoform isoform X2, translating into MVSPTLPFPCAGWAAAARCPEVLVLPPLVPLVPLRVRVAAGAPPTPEPTANMSSKRAKTKTTKKRPQRATSNVFAMFDQSQIQEFKEAFNMIDQNRDGFIDKEDLHDMLASLGKNPTDEYLDAMMNEAPGPINFTMFLTMFGEKLNGTDPEDVIRNAFACFDEEATGFIQEDYLRELLTTMGDRFTDEEVDELYREAPIDKKGNFNYIEFTRILKHGAKDKDD; encoded by the exons ATGGTCTCGCCCACGCTTCCCTTCCCGTGCGCTGGTTGGGCGGCGGCCGCGCGCTGCCCGGAAGTGCTGGTGCTGCCGCCGTTGGTGCCGTTGGTCCCTCTCCGTGTCCGTGTCGCCGCCGGGGCTCCGCCGACGCCCG AGCCAACAGCCAACATGTCTAGCAAAAGGGCAAAGACGAAGACCACCAAGAAGCGCCCTCAGCGCGCCACTTCCAATGTATTTGCGATGTTTGATCAGTCGCAGATTCAGGAATTCAAGGAGGCCTTCAACATGATTGATCAGAACAGGGATGGCTTCATTGACAAGGAGGACCTGCATGACATGCTTGCCTCCCTTG GAAAGAATCCCACGGACGAATACCTAGATGCCATGATGAATGAGGCCCCGGGACCCATAAATTTCACGATGTTCCTCACAATGTTTGGTGAGAAGTTAAACGGCACCGATCCAGAAGATGTAATCAGGAAtgcttttgcttgctttgaCGAGGAAGCAACAG GGTTTATTCAAGAGGACTACCTGCGAGAGCTGCTGACGACAATGGGAGACAGGTTCACAGACGAGGAGGTAGATGAGCTCTACAGAGAGGCACCGATCGACAAGAAGGGGAATTTCAACTACATTGAGTTCACACGCATCCTTAAACATGGAGCAAAAGACAAGGATGACTGA
- the LOC106034948 gene encoding myosin regulatory light chain 2, smooth muscle minor isoform isoform X1: MNRRYKSVELAEEISNAACRREEKDATMEYPFMIQMLGTACHVSDTKQEPTANMSSKRAKTKTTKKRPQRATSNVFAMFDQSQIQEFKEAFNMIDQNRDGFIDKEDLHDMLASLGKNPTDEYLDAMMNEAPGPINFTMFLTMFGEKLNGTDPEDVIRNAFACFDEEATGFIQEDYLRELLTTMGDRFTDEEVDELYREAPIDKKGNFNYIEFTRILKHGAKDKDD, encoded by the exons ATGAACAGGAGATATAAAAGCGTGGAATTAGCAGAGGAGATCAGTAACGCTGCTTGTAGGCGTGAGGAGAAGGACGCAACTATGGAATATCCTTTCATGATCCAGATGCTTGGTACAGCGTGCCACGTATCTGACACAAAGCAAG AGCCAACAGCCAACATGTCTAGCAAAAGGGCAAAGACGAAGACCACCAAGAAGCGCCCTCAGCGCGCCACTTCCAATGTATTTGCGATGTTTGATCAGTCGCAGATTCAGGAATTCAAGGAGGCCTTCAACATGATTGATCAGAACAGGGATGGCTTCATTGACAAGGAGGACCTGCATGACATGCTTGCCTCCCTTG GAAAGAATCCCACGGACGAATACCTAGATGCCATGATGAATGAGGCCCCGGGACCCATAAATTTCACGATGTTCCTCACAATGTTTGGTGAGAAGTTAAACGGCACCGATCCAGAAGATGTAATCAGGAAtgcttttgcttgctttgaCGAGGAAGCAACAG GGTTTATTCAAGAGGACTACCTGCGAGAGCTGCTGACGACAATGGGAGACAGGTTCACAGACGAGGAGGTAGATGAGCTCTACAGAGAGGCACCGATCGACAAGAAGGGGAATTTCAACTACATTGAGTTCACACGCATCCTTAAACATGGAGCAAAAGACAAGGATGACTGA